Sequence from the Candidatus Methanomethylicota archaeon genome:
CTGGCGCTTGTGGTGCTTCATTAGCCCGAGCATTACCAGCTGCCAAACCCCTTGAAGTAACAGTCATAGTTAGTAAAGAGGCAAAAATAAGCTTCCCTGCACCAGTACATCCTATATATGAAGAATACTTCGACTTAAACAAAGGGATTTTTGAAGGCTTCTCTAGAGTTTTTAATGTAGATGTCACAATGTATGCCTATGGTACTGGTAAGAGCGAGAGAAAAGACAAATTTACTATTGAAATCGTTGGAAATCCTGTGGAAGCTTTTTCTAAAGCAATAGACTATCTTAATCTTTAACTTTTGACAATGGTGGGAAATCCTTGTCAGTGATATGCACTTCAACCCAAATACTTTTACCAATTTTTTCGCTTGGATATCCTGAAACAGCAGAAATACTGATTTCTCACACTTTACCTTCACCACGAACATTAATAGCATTATTAGCAAAAGGACTTGGAGAGATTATGGGACTGAAACCAGAACAAAAGATCTATGATACTCCAGCTAGATTAGTACTTCAATGGGCGCTTGAAAGTAGTTCTTATGCTTTTTCACGTCCCCTTTCGCCAATTAAAAAGTCCTTCCAGATGTGGCGCGTAGTCTGGCTTGAAAAAGAGTGGGAGTGGGGGCGGAAAGAAGTGGAACGTTTACGTGATGCAGTAGAAATGGAAGTAGTTTTACTTAATAAAATTTCAGCTTATATATTCTTAGATTTGAACAAAGCAAACATTTTACTAAGAAAATATTTACCTAATTCAAATTTAACGGAGAAAGATATAGAGTCAGCACTTATGACAGTACAATTGATAGGCAAAAGTGAAATGCTTGCAACACCGATAACTGTGAGAATGTTCAATAAATTTAACATTATAGGGTCTTTAGGAAAGATTAATGTATATTGCCCCTATGAGTGGATTAAGAAGCCTCCCAAAGAAGGTTTAGAAGAGGAAATGCTAGTTCACATAAACCTTCTTCCAAATCATATAAGAAGTGCAATTGATGAACCTAAGAAAATGCTAAAGGTTAGATTGTCAGGAAGAGAAGAAATAGAAAGTAGACGTGTAAAAACACGTTTCATTCTCCCTCTATCATTAGTGAGGGAAATCTCTTATCATGGAAAGATAATTGAATACTTTAAACAAAAAGATGTTGATGTTGAGTTAAAAGATGATTTTACAATAGTTGAAACTATCGATGGAGGGAAAATCCCTTTACCTAAAATGTTTCTGGAGAGATGCTAATGAGCATCCAACAATTGGAGCTAGAATATATGGAAAAAGTGAATATTCGTTTTAGAGAATTTCAGAAAAAAGCGATAGAAACATTTTTCAGCGAAGTCTTTAGTAAGGTAAAACCAAAACCTCTACTCGTACGTCTACCAACAGGTTATGGAAAGACAGTTATCGGGGAGGCACCGTTAGTTTATCAAGCAATAAATGATGATTGGCTAATTTCAAGAGGACTTACATATGTACTGCCTACAAGGGCATTAACTCATGATGTTGCGGACAGATTGTTTGGAGATTTATGTAAATTTGGTATAACCGATATTAAAGAGTTGCACGGTGAATCTGATGCAACCGATTTCTACGCTGACGTTTCTGTGGCAACATTCGACACCTTCCTATATGCATTTGCTAGAAGAACCCATGACTATCATTTAGAAAGACCAGCAGGAGTAATTGCTACGTCTTACGTAGTTTTTGACGAAGCTCATATGCTACAAGATGAGTATTTGTACTCTCATAACATCATGAGCAAAGTATTATCATCACTTAATGAAGCAGGCATACCCACGATAATTATGACGGCAACCATGCCGAAAATAATTGAGAATGTAATTTTCGAAAAGACTGGAGAACCATTACGTGTACCAGATGACTTAAATGAATTTAAGGAGAACATAAGTTCTTATAGAGGCCTTATTGAAAAAGTGGAGTTTAAGCAAGGAGTAAAACTACTCGATTATTTAAAATCACCAGATTTCAGGAGTGAATTAAGGGAGAGAAAGAGAATATTGATAATTGCAAATACTGTACAGAGAGCTGTAGAAGCCTTCAAAATCATCGAAGCTATGATGGAGAAATCTTGGAAAGTCATGTTATTGCATTCTCGCCTGAGACTTGACGAAAGGAAAAAGCGTGAAAATTTGGTGAGAAAGCTTTTACGTGCAAAAATAAAATGTGACAAATGTCGTAAGGAAGACCTAACTTTACCCGTATATGTAGACGCTGATGATAAGGTTATATGTAATGAATGTAAATCTGTCAACGTGAGTGAAGTTTCAAAAATCGTGCTCATTGCAACGCAAGTCATTGAAGCTGGTCTTAACATTAGTTGCGAGTTGCTAGTAAGCGAGGTTGCACCAGCTGATTCCTTAGTTCAAAGAGCAGGTCGTTGTGCAAGGAGCGTTAAAGAAAAAGGTGGATATTGCATAATAGTCGAACCTGTTAGTTTTGAGCCATATCCGCCAAACTTAATTAAGAGAGCTTCTGAAATACTTGATAAAT
This genomic interval carries:
- a CDS encoding DEAD/DEAH box helicase translates to MEKVNIRFREFQKKAIETFFSEVFSKVKPKPLLVRLPTGYGKTVIGEAPLVYQAINDDWLISRGLTYVLPTRALTHDVADRLFGDLCKFGITDIKELHGESDATDFYADVSVATFDTFLYAFARRTHDYHLERPAGVIATSYVVFDEAHMLQDEYLYSHNIMSKVLSSLNEAGIPTIIMTATMPKIIENVIFEKTGEPLRVPDDLNEFKENISSYRGLIEKVEFKQGVKLLDYLKSPDFRSELRERKRILIIANTVQRAVEAFKIIEAMMEKSWKVMLLHSRLRLDERKKRENLVRKLLRAKIKCDKCRKEDLTLPVYVDADDKVICNECKSVNVSEVSKIVLIATQVIEAGLNISCELLVSEVAPADSLVQRAGRCARSVKEKGGYCIIVEPVSFEPYPPNLIKRASEILDKLSDNEKIDALTLLMRSYEFINESYKEFDPKEITWENLRVTLRYLEGIYPFIVDRTAISSVRARPNATVYLFAPISDERIKVYKMRLEGVDEKKRYKKEECLEVTPEKLVEHVKKLKDNKEALFLEEETVKRGIFTMEKNYLIEKGYPHKSLLFNNDKIIKLSYVRTSLLDTGSEKSVRYYKVELLPIKSEEDREGSRKIIEEGTYIINPSFYDIKYGFLR